TCTGTTTACCGGTGTAATACACGTGTGATTTCGAAGAGACATCAAGCGTGACGTAGGGCAGCACTTCACCTTCGAACTCGATGGTGCGTTCGGTTTTGATGGTGGAACCCACTTTGAAATATTCGTTCGCCGTGG
This genomic stretch from Pantoea cypripedii harbors:
- a CDS encoding type B 50S ribosomal protein L31 translates to MKPDIHPHYRPVVFHDTTANEYFKVGSTIKTERTIEFEGEVLPYVTLDVSSKSHVYYTGKQKDFAKEGSAARFNQRFGRFLGRSKA